The following proteins are co-located in the Roseovarius arcticus genome:
- a CDS encoding transposase: MFGTLRDARETLEEWQEEYSWRRPH; the protein is encoded by the coding sequence CTGTTCGGGACGTTGCGCGATGCCCGCGAAACACTTGAAGAATGGCAGGAGGAATACAGTTGGCGTAGGCCACATTAG
- a CDS encoding OmpP1/FadL family transporter produces MTKFALVLAIWLGFLTSTSAVAGNLDRNKTPIDLIFDEGNRAELSMTVVAPNVTGRDSSGHAVGNVGEDFGSVAAGIKLQFGQRLSFAMIYDQPYGVDTQYGGSPTTTLFGGARSQAESDALTVLISYDVTDRIAIYGGPRVVQARGNITLSGLAYGPLNGYDVHFATDSALGYVVGAGYEIPEIAFRAALTYHSDVDLEMQTVETFPGTTPISTGPTGATLPQSLKFQVQSGVAEDTLLFASVRWSDWSKFTLDPNSAVTNLAILDDAWTYEIGVGRRFTNNFSARLSYSYEHEEGEKLVSPLAPAKGGQTVTLGGIYQLTPRIDISGGISYTWLGKAPLETYPENVVRGTFDDNGAFGAGLRVGVSF; encoded by the coding sequence ATGACGAAATTTGCTTTGGTACTTGCCATTTGGTTGGGTTTTCTGACGAGTACATCGGCCGTCGCCGGTAATCTTGATCGCAATAAGACACCAATCGACCTGATCTTCGATGAAGGCAACCGCGCTGAGCTGTCGATGACTGTGGTCGCCCCCAATGTGACGGGCCGGGACAGCTCTGGCCATGCAGTCGGCAATGTCGGCGAGGATTTCGGAAGCGTCGCCGCTGGCATAAAGTTGCAGTTCGGGCAGCGCCTGTCTTTCGCGATGATCTACGATCAACCCTACGGCGTTGACACCCAGTACGGCGGATCGCCGACGACAACCCTCTTCGGTGGCGCTCGCTCCCAAGCGGAGAGCGACGCTTTGACGGTTTTGATAAGCTACGACGTCACCGACCGCATTGCCATCTATGGCGGTCCGCGTGTCGTGCAGGCGCGGGGCAATATTACCCTTTCTGGATTGGCCTATGGCCCCCTCAACGGATACGATGTGCATTTCGCCACTGATAGTGCGTTGGGATATGTCGTGGGTGCGGGCTACGAAATTCCCGAGATCGCATTCCGCGCGGCGCTGACATACCATTCAGATGTCGACTTGGAGATGCAGACTGTCGAAACATTTCCCGGCACCACTCCGATTTCGACCGGACCGACTGGGGCCACGCTGCCTCAGTCGCTGAAATTTCAGGTGCAGTCCGGAGTGGCTGAGGACACATTGCTGTTTGCCAGCGTTCGTTGGTCCGATTGGAGCAAATTTACGCTGGACCCGAACAGTGCGGTGACGAACCTAGCAATTCTCGACGATGCATGGACATACGAGATTGGCGTTGGGCGTCGGTTCACCAACAATTTTTCCGCCCGCCTGAGTTACAGCTATGAACACGAGGAGGGTGAGAAGCTGGTATCACCTTTGGCACCGGCAAAGGGTGGCCAGACCGTAACGCTGGGAGGCATCTATCAGCTGACGCCCCGGATCGATATTTCTGGCGGAATAAGCTACACTTGGCTGGGTAAGGCCCCACTTGAAACCTACCCGGAAAATGTAGTGCGCGGCACATTCGACGACAACGGAGCATTTGGTGCTGGCCTCAGGGTTGGTGTCAGTTTTTGA
- a CDS encoding sensor histidine kinase, with protein sequence MTDLNTFWAARINWFNSDGREQSIKDYIDLANQLIWKRQASFLAAAILAAFYFNPLSIFAFYGIVALTEMLDLLLGRQSKAWNGQDPVVGQQILKRIAINTAVSAIAISVFIVNIALQQTSPGHFTPLFFLFSASVFAAMYNSQMKGILLLRLLIYAFAFLYIAFLDVVRYLPPISSDIWLEFFTIFFVLYFTGDISVKFYLSHKQRLAQMKMINEENERTKAALEVKSRFLATVSHELRTPLTSIIGSLELIKNDRLGVLPETLKPVFSIATRNGHRLATLIDDLLDLQQIEAGAMVFHFEPINANDLVQEAVESIAGYASKLGIQVMSDPCIEDCQINGDRNRLIQVMSNLLSNALKFSDEGGAVKVRVETQGARIRILVHDEGSGIPEGAKDCVFGKFSQVDSSDIRKVGGTGLGLNIAKQIVERHNAIIDYVSEPGVGSTFYIEFDRQTGGDDPSAKIKPLATAA encoded by the coding sequence ATGACGGATCTCAACACATTTTGGGCGGCCCGGATCAACTGGTTCAACTCCGATGGTCGCGAACAGAGCATCAAAGATTACATTGACCTTGCCAACCAGCTCATCTGGAAACGGCAAGCGAGCTTTCTCGCTGCGGCCATACTGGCGGCGTTCTATTTCAACCCTCTCTCGATTTTTGCGTTCTACGGAATCGTAGCCCTTACCGAAATGCTCGACTTGCTTCTCGGACGCCAATCAAAGGCTTGGAATGGCCAGGACCCCGTCGTGGGTCAGCAGATCCTCAAGCGCATCGCGATCAACACGGCCGTGAGCGCGATAGCGATCAGCGTTTTCATCGTCAACATTGCGCTTCAGCAGACTTCGCCAGGGCATTTCACGCCCCTCTTCTTTCTATTCTCTGCATCGGTCTTCGCGGCGATGTACAATAGCCAAATGAAAGGCATTCTGCTCTTGCGTCTGCTGATCTACGCTTTCGCGTTTCTATACATCGCATTTCTCGATGTGGTCCGCTATCTCCCACCAATCAGTTCTGACATTTGGTTGGAGTTCTTCACGATTTTCTTCGTGCTCTACTTCACTGGCGACATATCGGTGAAATTCTACCTCAGCCACAAGCAGCGGCTCGCACAGATGAAAATGATCAATGAAGAAAACGAGCGCACTAAGGCTGCCTTGGAGGTTAAGTCACGGTTTCTGGCCACGGTTAGCCACGAGTTGCGCACGCCGCTGACGTCGATCATCGGATCGCTCGAACTCATCAAGAACGACAGACTTGGCGTGCTGCCCGAGACCCTCAAGCCTGTTTTTAGCATAGCAACCAGGAACGGGCATCGCCTCGCTACCCTAATCGATGATCTGCTGGATCTGCAGCAGATCGAGGCCGGCGCGATGGTGTTTCATTTCGAACCGATCAATGCGAACGATTTGGTACAAGAGGCAGTGGAATCCATCGCAGGTTACGCCAGCAAACTTGGCATCCAAGTTATGTCTGACCCTTGCATTGAAGATTGCCAGATCAATGGTGATCGCAATCGCTTGATCCAAGTGATGAGCAACCTGCTATCCAACGCTCTGAAGTTTTCCGACGAAGGCGGCGCGGTTAAGGTGCGCGTCGAAACTCAGGGCGCCCGCATCCGTATTTTGGTCCATGACGAAGGATCAGGTATTCCGGAAGGCGCGAAAGACTGCGTGTTTGGCAAGTTCAGCCAAGTAGATTCCTCTGATATTCGCAAGGTCGGCGGCACCGGCCTTGGCCTCAACATTGCCAAGCAAATCGTCGAGCGCCACAACGCCATTATCGATTACGTCAGCGAACCGGGTGTCGGTTCAACCTTTTATATAGAGTTCGACCGGCAGACAGGGGGAGATGACCCGAGCGCCAAGATCAAACCGCTCGCAACGGCGGCCTGA
- a CDS encoding tyrosine-type recombinase/integrase: MEHNFDRSNERMATAIQLVSTSADAREQLKAEYHKRSDAAFAPETLRNFRQITAMFCSWCREKGYDAAPPVDPKAVAAYVDYLGGKVRSTAIGVRLWAISEMHRAQFQPSTCNHRLVELAVKAVKRKYGAAVRLAPPLGKKEMIETIQKLGSSRLELRDKAVLWVATDSGCRASKIVAFKVKDLVRQDDGSSLLYVSRSKTDPYGEGAYSFLSEAGTEAVLRWIETAGLESSDPIITKSQPNSQIRHMDPATISRILKRCTGRSEVSAHSTRVGGVQDAFRLRCDLSSIMVAGRWSSPEMPDRYGRRIMASQSTSAQVSAAFSKSR, encoded by the coding sequence ATGGAACACAATTTTGATCGCTCCAACGAGCGTATGGCTACTGCGATACAATTGGTGAGCACTTCTGCTGATGCTCGGGAGCAACTGAAAGCAGAATACCACAAGCGGTCTGATGCCGCGTTTGCCCCAGAGACGTTGAGAAATTTCCGACAGATTACAGCCATGTTCTGCAGTTGGTGTCGTGAAAAAGGCTATGATGCAGCCCCTCCGGTCGACCCCAAGGCGGTAGCCGCTTATGTTGATTACCTAGGAGGTAAGGTTAGGAGCACTGCGATTGGGGTCCGGCTTTGGGCTATCTCGGAAATGCATAGGGCTCAATTTCAGCCTTCAACCTGTAACCACCGGCTAGTCGAACTAGCGGTGAAGGCAGTGAAGCGTAAGTATGGTGCTGCAGTCCGACTAGCGCCGCCACTTGGAAAAAAAGAGATGATTGAGACAATTCAGAAATTAGGTAGCAGCCGATTGGAATTACGAGACAAGGCAGTACTCTGGGTTGCAACTGACAGTGGGTGTCGTGCGTCCAAGATTGTGGCTTTCAAGGTGAAAGATCTGGTTCGCCAAGATGACGGATCGAGCTTGCTCTATGTTAGCAGATCCAAAACAGATCCGTACGGAGAGGGTGCCTATTCATTTTTATCTGAGGCCGGGACGGAGGCTGTTTTGCGCTGGATTGAAACCGCTGGATTAGAATCTAGCGACCCTATTATTACCAAATCGCAGCCCAACTCGCAAATCCGGCACATGGACCCCGCAACGATATCGCGCATTCTCAAGCGATGCACAGGGCGATCGGAAGTATCTGCGCACAGCACGCGTGTAGGCGGAGTTCAAGATGCTTTCAGGCTTAGATGTGATCTATCATCCATCATGGTCGCAGGTCGCTGGAGTTCGCCCGAAATGCCTGACCGTTACGGTCGGCGCATCATGGCAAGCCAATCGACTTCAGCTCAAGTATCGGCTGCGTTCAGCAAATCACGGTGA
- a CDS encoding type I secretion system permease/ATPase, with protein MRSPPLRPGFPELRTARRASRGLYWFVGILSFFVNLLMLTGPLYMLQVYDRVLGSRSVETLVALTLLVAFLFAMMGILDFSRGRVMGRVGARFQSSLERRAFDAVLRKSARSPDQGSATGLSDLQSVQQLVTSPVLTSAFDIPFTPLFLATIWFFHPWLGVLALSGGAILILLAVLNQLVTRRSAQAAGRASVDADLMAGEIRNEADAVQAMGMRGAAFDRWQTTRAQALTQQVGLADRAGTFTVSIKMFRLFLQSAMLGLGAWLVLQNQLTAGAMIAGSILLGRALAPVEQLVGQWSMVQRARQGWSSLGRLLAEVPPEAARTALPKPKARLEIQGVTVVPPGEREPTLRGVTFALKPGQALGVIGASGAGKSSLARAITGLWPPIAGKIRLDGATLDQFAPDTLGQHIGYLPQRVHLFAGTIAENIARLSASPDAEQVVAAAQRADAHEMILKLPKGYDTQISAGGGRLSGGQMQRIGLARAMYGDPVILVLDEPNSNLDNEGSEAVNVAIRSFKEAGKTILIMAHRPAAIKECDLLLMLEGGQVRSFGPKDGVLREVVRNRTQILQSVGQGGVQ; from the coding sequence ATGAGGTCCCCTCCCCTCAGGCCCGGCTTTCCCGAATTGCGCACGGCGCGCCGCGCATCGCGCGGGCTCTACTGGTTCGTTGGCATTCTCAGCTTTTTTGTGAACCTGCTGATGCTTACCGGGCCGCTCTACATGTTGCAGGTCTACGATCGCGTGCTGGGCAGCCGATCGGTCGAAACACTTGTGGCGCTGACACTGCTGGTGGCGTTTCTCTTTGCGATGATGGGGATCCTCGACTTCTCCCGCGGTCGCGTCATGGGCCGGGTCGGGGCGCGGTTTCAGTCGTCGCTGGAGCGCCGAGCGTTCGACGCGGTGCTGCGCAAGTCCGCACGCAGTCCCGATCAGGGCAGCGCCACCGGGCTGAGCGATCTGCAATCGGTGCAACAGCTGGTGACTTCGCCAGTTCTGACGTCGGCGTTTGATATCCCTTTCACACCGCTTTTCCTGGCGACCATCTGGTTTTTTCATCCATGGCTGGGAGTTCTCGCGCTCAGTGGGGGAGCGATCCTCATCTTGCTCGCGGTGCTCAATCAGTTGGTCACGCGGCGGTCGGCGCAGGCGGCAGGCCGCGCCAGTGTCGACGCCGATTTGATGGCTGGCGAAATCCGGAACGAGGCTGATGCCGTACAGGCGATGGGCATGCGGGGCGCAGCCTTCGACCGCTGGCAGACAACACGCGCGCAGGCACTGACGCAGCAGGTCGGACTGGCCGACCGGGCCGGCACCTTTACCGTATCGATCAAGATGTTCCGCCTGTTTTTGCAATCAGCTATGCTGGGCCTCGGCGCTTGGCTGGTGTTGCAAAATCAGCTGACAGCGGGCGCGATGATCGCGGGCTCGATCCTGCTGGGCCGTGCGCTGGCGCCGGTCGAACAGCTGGTCGGCCAATGGTCCATGGTACAGCGCGCGCGGCAAGGCTGGTCCAGTCTCGGCCGCCTTCTGGCCGAGGTGCCGCCTGAAGCTGCGCGGACGGCTCTGCCCAAGCCAAAGGCGCGGCTTGAGATCCAAGGCGTCACAGTGGTGCCGCCGGGCGAGCGCGAGCCCACCCTGCGGGGCGTCACCTTTGCGCTGAAGCCCGGTCAGGCATTGGGCGTAATTGGTGCCTCCGGGGCTGGCAAATCGTCATTGGCACGGGCAATCACGGGTCTCTGGCCGCCCATCGCGGGCAAGATCCGGCTGGACGGTGCAACACTGGATCAATTCGCGCCGGATACGCTGGGCCAGCACATAGGCTACCTGCCACAGCGCGTGCATCTCTTCGCCGGAACCATCGCGGAGAACATCGCGCGCCTCTCAGCCTCCCCGGATGCCGAACAGGTCGTCGCAGCAGCACAGCGCGCCGATGCGCATGAAATGATCCTTAAACTGCCCAAAGGTTATGATACACAGATAAGCGCCGGAGGCGGTCGTCTGTCCGGAGGTCAGATGCAGCGTATTGGCCTCGCGCGGGCCATGTATGGCGATCCGGTTATCCTGGTCTTGGACGAACCGAACTCGAATCTCGACAACGAGGGCAGCGAGGCCGTCAACGTCGCCATCCGCTCTTTCAAAGAAGCCGGTAAGACTATCCTGATCATGGCCCACCGCCCCGCTGCGATCAAGGAATGCGATCTGCTGCTGATGCTCGAAGGCGGGCAGGTGCGGAGTTTCGGCCCCAAGGATGGGGTGCTGCGCGAGGTTGTGCGCAACCGCACCCAGATCTTGCAATCGGTCGGACAGGGGGGCGTGCAGTGA
- a CDS encoding response regulator, which produces MVDRIVGDAHLIVGYVLVGAVAGLLASVTALLVGATVWLALGLYTLVGSFAVILLPVARLISGIFINHGEAPPAKGNWNETGYLRSCESSARQQGAAINASMRILVVDDDPFILELIPKIAAKVGFFEVIPAASAEQALRLLADTRMIFDCLLFDINMPGMDGIELCKRVRQLPQYCQTPIVMLTAMRDISHMGDAYRAGATDYATKPFIIEELGTRLRMAQKAIHVQREPSHGKQEGTGYGWSPIRCYGFELPDGLRLEVVKSLIDHTAFSNYLTQSPRTRVTDIQVFAAIIDGIEADQMRSSPQEFVSLLQDVSAVAADCLGVDQTVMAYTDNATLLIAVNSANQLPAIIIEKNIERRLQGNASVYGTRIGVSVGGPITLQGTKAERAKMATDHVITMAESRAVDKHGRPVAGLLMG; this is translated from the coding sequence ATGGTAGATCGAATTGTCGGAGATGCTCATTTGATAGTTGGATATGTCTTGGTCGGTGCCGTTGCGGGTCTGCTCGCATCCGTTACTGCCCTTCTCGTTGGTGCAACAGTCTGGCTAGCGCTAGGCCTTTACACCTTGGTCGGCTCCTTCGCCGTGATCCTGCTGCCTGTTGCCCGGTTGATCTCTGGCATCTTTATTAATCACGGCGAAGCCCCACCTGCCAAAGGCAACTGGAACGAGACCGGATATCTGCGCTCTTGTGAGTCCTCGGCCAGACAGCAGGGCGCGGCTATCAACGCCTCAATGAGAATTCTTGTCGTCGATGACGACCCATTCATTCTGGAGCTAATACCGAAGATTGCGGCGAAGGTAGGTTTTTTCGAAGTTATTCCTGCTGCATCGGCTGAACAGGCGCTGAGATTGTTGGCCGACACCAGAATGATTTTCGACTGCCTCTTGTTCGACATCAACATGCCGGGAATGGATGGTATCGAACTTTGCAAACGTGTTCGCCAGTTACCCCAATATTGCCAGACGCCGATCGTCATGCTGACTGCGATGCGCGACATTTCACATATGGGTGACGCTTACCGAGCCGGTGCGACTGATTATGCCACCAAGCCATTCATAATTGAAGAGCTAGGCACCCGCTTGCGGATGGCACAGAAAGCGATCCACGTGCAGAGAGAGCCGAGCCATGGCAAACAGGAAGGCACGGGATACGGTTGGAGTCCAATTCGTTGCTACGGCTTCGAATTGCCCGACGGGTTACGTCTCGAAGTTGTGAAAAGTCTCATCGATCACACAGCCTTCTCAAATTATCTTACCCAATCACCCCGCACAAGAGTGACAGACATCCAAGTTTTCGCCGCAATCATAGATGGTATCGAAGCAGATCAGATGCGATCCTCACCCCAAGAGTTTGTCTCGCTCCTCCAAGATGTTTCAGCGGTAGCGGCCGATTGTCTTGGTGTTGACCAAACCGTGATGGCCTACACCGACAACGCAACCCTTCTGATTGCTGTTAATTCTGCAAACCAACTGCCTGCGATTATCATCGAGAAGAACATTGAAAGAAGGCTCCAAGGCAACGCTTCTGTGTATGGCACACGGATAGGCGTATCGGTTGGGGGGCCAATAACGCTGCAAGGCACAAAGGCAGAGCGCGCAAAAATGGCGACGGATCACGTGATCACCATGGCGGAAAGCAGAGCGGTGGACAAACATGGCAGGCCAGTTGCTGGCCTTCTCATGGGATAG
- a CDS encoding calcium-binding protein, which produces MATTGVRSTGGYQNLAATGTEGLSGGDGDDTLEASVAESGQVHLFGGIGDDTFILDLTNNSGRQGHHAYGGEGSDTFNFTNVHLVNSPVVGRLNDFEPSRDVIKIEGQVIDLKNLPSTIALTDGSSIIVRVVEHMSTGTSNSADVLGLGPQHFLQIGDNVFYALDGARNGGTEHHFINVPSPSDLTEVIYLNEVNFVPFDFYDDLDLRIRVVKHSDDDFNGWKISEYIRGHVNGNIDGEASGAHETIFADNGNDIVDGATGDDLIYGGNGNDLIAGGIDHDTLHGELGNDRLWGGSGNDSLIGGDGNDTLDGGSGNDTLKGGSGDDDIFGGNQDDLIYGNGGADSLLGGLGDDEIRGGSHDDTLHGGDGADILKGENGNDLLYGEAGDDALSGANGNDTILGGEGDDKLYGRADNDLLEGDEGDDRIQGDGGNDTMWGGSGADRFVFKDGDGSDEIGDFNVSEIGEVIDLSDISKITSFTDLIANHATDVGPDLVIDTGGGNQFRIYDVLMADLSADDFVF; this is translated from the coding sequence ATGGCAACAACAGGCGTGCGCTCGACGGGTGGATATCAAAATCTTGCAGCTACGGGAACGGAGGGTCTCAGTGGTGGTGACGGCGATGATACACTTGAAGCGTCGGTAGCGGAAAGTGGACAAGTCCATTTGTTCGGTGGAATTGGGGACGACACTTTCATTTTGGATTTGACTAACAACAGCGGCCGACAAGGACATCATGCGTATGGTGGTGAAGGCTCGGATACGTTCAATTTTACGAACGTCCATCTAGTCAATTCGCCTGTGGTTGGTCGCTTAAATGATTTTGAGCCAAGCCGGGATGTGATCAAAATTGAAGGTCAAGTCATTGATTTGAAGAATCTGCCCTCAACGATAGCTCTTACAGATGGAAGTAGTATAATAGTTCGGGTTGTTGAACACATGTCTACCGGCACTTCGAATAGTGCCGATGTATTGGGGCTGGGGCCTCAGCATTTCTTGCAGATTGGTGACAACGTTTTCTATGCATTAGATGGTGCGCGAAATGGCGGCACGGAACACCACTTTATAAATGTTCCAAGCCCCTCAGATCTCACAGAAGTTATATACCTTAACGAAGTTAATTTTGTTCCTTTTGATTTCTACGATGATTTGGATCTGCGAATTCGGGTCGTCAAACATAGTGATGATGATTTTAACGGATGGAAGATATCAGAGTATATTCGCGGTCATGTGAATGGGAATATCGACGGGGAAGCAAGTGGTGCACATGAAACTATTTTTGCAGACAACGGAAACGACATCGTAGATGGTGCGACCGGCGACGATTTGATCTATGGCGGCAATGGAAATGATTTAATTGCAGGCGGAATCGATCACGATACATTACACGGAGAGCTTGGAAACGACAGGCTTTGGGGTGGAAGTGGAAATGACTCCTTAATTGGAGGGGACGGGAATGACACATTGGACGGTGGGTCAGGAAATGACACGCTTAAAGGTGGATCCGGCGACGATGACATCTTTGGCGGAAACCAAGACGACTTGATCTACGGAAACGGTGGTGCAGACAGCCTACTCGGAGGTTTAGGTGACGACGAGATACGCGGAGGAAGTCACGATGACACGCTTCACGGCGGGGATGGAGCCGATATACTAAAGGGAGAAAACGGAAACGACCTGCTTTATGGGGAAGCTGGGGATGATGCGCTCTCGGGGGCCAATGGAAATGATACCATTCTAGGTGGCGAGGGTGACGACAAACTCTATGGCCGGGCCGATAATGACCTCCTAGAGGGAGATGAAGGAGACGATCGCATTCAAGGTGACGGCGGAAACGACACTATGTGGGGCGGGAGCGGCGCCGACAGATTCGTGTTTAAAGACGGTGACGGAAGCGATGAAATCGGAGATTTCAATGTCTCGGAAATTGGTGAGGTTATCGATTTGTCTGACATTTCCAAGATCACCAGCTTTACCGACTTAATTGCCAACCATGCAACTGACGTAGGTCCCGACCTCGTCATAGATACGGGCGGCGGCAATCAGTTTAGAATTTATGATGTTCTCATGGCTGATCTCAGCGCTGACGACTTTGTATTCTGA